The Panicum virgatum strain AP13 chromosome 5K, P.virgatum_v5, whole genome shotgun sequence genome has a window encoding:
- the LOC120706638 gene encoding pto-interacting protein 1 isoform X2: MSCLACCGGEDTQRAPDSGGPYPGGYPARNDAYRTAVPTPRGAQPVKVQPIAVPTIPVEEIREVTQGFGDEALVGEGSFGRVYYGVLNNGRSVAIKKLDSSKQPEQEFLAQVSMVSRLKHDNVVELLGYCVDGNTRILAYEFATMGSLHDILHGRKGVKGAQPGPVLSWTQRVKIAVGAAKGLEYLHEKAQPHIIHRDIKSSNVLLFDGDVSKIADFDLSNQAPDMAARLHSTRVLGTFGYHAPEYAMTGQLSSKSDVYSFGVVLLELLTGRKPVDHTLPRGQQSLVTWATPRLSEDKVRQCVDSRLGGEYPPKSVAKFAAVAALCVQYEADFRPNMSIVVKALQPLLNARASNNPG; the protein is encoded by the exons ATGTCGTGTCTAGCATGCTGTGGCGGCGAAGACACTCAAAGAGCACCTGATAGTGGAGGTCCATACCCAGGTGGCTACCCAGCAA GGAATGATGCTTATCGCACTGCTGTTCCAACTCCCAGAGGTGCTCAACCTGTGAAAGTGCAGCCAATTGCTGTCCCTACTATTCCTGTGGAAGAAATCCGGGAGGTCACACAGGGTTTTGGTGATGAAGCTTTGGTTGGTGAGGGTTCTTTTGGCAGAGTGTATTATGGTGTACTGAACAATGGCAGAAGTGTGGCGATCAAAAAGCTAGATTCAAGTAAACAGCCAGAACAAGAATTTTTGGCACAG GTTTCCATGGTGTCAAGACTTAAGCATGACAATGTCGTGGAGTTGCTTGGTTACTGTGTTGATGGAAACACCCGTATCCTTGCTTATGAATTTGCTACTATGGGTTCTCTTCATGATATACTTCACG GCCGGAAAGGTGTGAAAGGAGCTCAGCCAGGTCCAGTCCTGTCTTGGACACAACGAGTGAAAATTGCTGTTGGAGCAGCAAAAGGTCTTGAGTATCTTCATGAGAAAGCACAGCCTCATATAATACACAGGGACATCAAATCCAGCAATGTACTTCTGTTCGATGGTGATGTATCTAAAATAGCTGATTTTGACTTGTCAAACCAAGCTCCTGATATGGCAGCTCGACTTCATTCAACTAGGGTTCTGGGAACATTTGGATATCATGCGCCTGA GTATGCGATGACTGGACAACTTAGCTCTAAGAGTGACGTCTATAGTtttggagttgttcttctggaGCTCCTGACTGGAAGAAAGCCTGTGGATCATACATTACCAAGGGGACAACAGAGTCTCGTGACATGG GCAACTCCACGGCTTAGTGAAGACAAAGTTAGGCAATGTGTCGATTCAAGACTTGGAGGGGAATATCCTCCTAAATCTGTTGCAAAG TTTGCAGCAGTTGCTGCATTGTGCGTGCAATATGAAGCTGATTTTCGACCAAACATGAGCATTGTGGTGAAGGCCCTCCAGCCCCTGCTGAATGCACGTGCATCCAACAACCCTG GCTGA
- the LOC120706638 gene encoding pto-interacting protein 1 isoform X1 — MSCLACCGGEDTQRAPDSGGPYPGGYPARNDAYRTAVPTPRGAQPVKVQPIAVPTIPVEEIREVTQGFGDEALVGEGSFGRVYYGVLNNGRSVAIKKLDSSKQPEQEFLAQVSMVSRLKHDNVVELLGYCVDGNTRILAYEFATMGSLHDILHGRKGVKGAQPGPVLSWTQRVKIAVGAAKGLEYLHEKAQPHIIHRDIKSSNVLLFDGDVSKIADFDLSNQAPDMAARLHSTRVLGTFGYHAPEYAMTGQLSSKSDVYSFGVVLLELLTGRKPVDHTLPRGQQSLVTWATPRLSEDKVRQCVDSRLGGEYPPKSVAKFAAVAALCVQYEADFRPNMSIVVKALQPLLNARASNNPGGHSGS, encoded by the exons ATGTCGTGTCTAGCATGCTGTGGCGGCGAAGACACTCAAAGAGCACCTGATAGTGGAGGTCCATACCCAGGTGGCTACCCAGCAA GGAATGATGCTTATCGCACTGCTGTTCCAACTCCCAGAGGTGCTCAACCTGTGAAAGTGCAGCCAATTGCTGTCCCTACTATTCCTGTGGAAGAAATCCGGGAGGTCACACAGGGTTTTGGTGATGAAGCTTTGGTTGGTGAGGGTTCTTTTGGCAGAGTGTATTATGGTGTACTGAACAATGGCAGAAGTGTGGCGATCAAAAAGCTAGATTCAAGTAAACAGCCAGAACAAGAATTTTTGGCACAG GTTTCCATGGTGTCAAGACTTAAGCATGACAATGTCGTGGAGTTGCTTGGTTACTGTGTTGATGGAAACACCCGTATCCTTGCTTATGAATTTGCTACTATGGGTTCTCTTCATGATATACTTCACG GCCGGAAAGGTGTGAAAGGAGCTCAGCCAGGTCCAGTCCTGTCTTGGACACAACGAGTGAAAATTGCTGTTGGAGCAGCAAAAGGTCTTGAGTATCTTCATGAGAAAGCACAGCCTCATATAATACACAGGGACATCAAATCCAGCAATGTACTTCTGTTCGATGGTGATGTATCTAAAATAGCTGATTTTGACTTGTCAAACCAAGCTCCTGATATGGCAGCTCGACTTCATTCAACTAGGGTTCTGGGAACATTTGGATATCATGCGCCTGA GTATGCGATGACTGGACAACTTAGCTCTAAGAGTGACGTCTATAGTtttggagttgttcttctggaGCTCCTGACTGGAAGAAAGCCTGTGGATCATACATTACCAAGGGGACAACAGAGTCTCGTGACATGG GCAACTCCACGGCTTAGTGAAGACAAAGTTAGGCAATGTGTCGATTCAAGACTTGGAGGGGAATATCCTCCTAAATCTGTTGCAAAG TTTGCAGCAGTTGCTGCATTGTGCGTGCAATATGAAGCTGATTTTCGACCAAACATGAGCATTGTGGTGAAGGCCCTCCAGCCCCTGCTGAATGCACGTGCATCCAACAACCCTGGTGGGCACTCTGGATCATAA
- the LOC120706638 gene encoding probable receptor-like protein kinase At2g47060 isoform X3, with amino-acid sequence MVSRLKHDNVVELLGYCVDGNTRILAYEFATMGSLHDILHGRKGVKGAQPGPVLSWTQRVKIAVGAAKGLEYLHEKAQPHIIHRDIKSSNVLLFDGDVSKIADFDLSNQAPDMAARLHSTRVLGTFGYHAPEYAMTGQLSSKSDVYSFGVVLLELLTGRKPVDHTLPRGQQSLVTWATPRLSEDKVRQCVDSRLGGEYPPKSVAKFAAVAALCVQYEADFRPNMSIVVKALQPLLNARASNNPGGHSGS; translated from the exons ATGGTGTCAAGACTTAAGCATGACAATGTCGTGGAGTTGCTTGGTTACTGTGTTGATGGAAACACCCGTATCCTTGCTTATGAATTTGCTACTATGGGTTCTCTTCATGATATACTTCACG GCCGGAAAGGTGTGAAAGGAGCTCAGCCAGGTCCAGTCCTGTCTTGGACACAACGAGTGAAAATTGCTGTTGGAGCAGCAAAAGGTCTTGAGTATCTTCATGAGAAAGCACAGCCTCATATAATACACAGGGACATCAAATCCAGCAATGTACTTCTGTTCGATGGTGATGTATCTAAAATAGCTGATTTTGACTTGTCAAACCAAGCTCCTGATATGGCAGCTCGACTTCATTCAACTAGGGTTCTGGGAACATTTGGATATCATGCGCCTGA GTATGCGATGACTGGACAACTTAGCTCTAAGAGTGACGTCTATAGTtttggagttgttcttctggaGCTCCTGACTGGAAGAAAGCCTGTGGATCATACATTACCAAGGGGACAACAGAGTCTCGTGACATGG GCAACTCCACGGCTTAGTGAAGACAAAGTTAGGCAATGTGTCGATTCAAGACTTGGAGGGGAATATCCTCCTAAATCTGTTGCAAAG TTTGCAGCAGTTGCTGCATTGTGCGTGCAATATGAAGCTGATTTTCGACCAAACATGAGCATTGTGGTGAAGGCCCTCCAGCCCCTGCTGAATGCACGTGCATCCAACAACCCTGGTGGGCACTCTGGATCATAA